In the genome of Caballeronia sp. NK8, the window CCGATGTACTGGCCGTCGCGTACTTCGGCGCGATGAACTATCGGCCCGAAGACCCCGAATGGGAAGGCCGCGACCGCTTCCTGCTGTCCAACGGTCACTATGCGATCGCGCTCTACGCCGCGCTGTTCGAAGCGGGCATCCTGCCGCAAGAGGAACTCGAAACCTACGGCAGCGACGACAGCCGCCTGCCGATGTCCGGCATGGCCAGCTACACGCCCGGCATGGAGATGTCCGGCGGCTCGCTCGGGCAGGGCCTGACGATCGCGGTGGGCCGTGGTCTCGGTCTGAAGCGCAAGGGTTCGAAGTCGTTCGTCTACACGCTCTTTTCCGATGGCGAACTCGACGAAGGCTCGGTCTGGGAAGGCTTGATGTCGGCGGCGCACTGGAAACTCGACAACCTCATCGCGATGGTCGATGTGAACAACCAGCAGGCCGATGGCCCGTCGACGCAGATCATGGCGTTCGAGCCGCTCGTCGACAAGCTCGAGGCCTTCGGCTGGTATGTGCAGCGCGTGGACGGCAATGATATCGACGCCGTGAAGGCGGCATTCGACAACGCGCGCACGCTGAAGGAGGCGAAACCGCGCATCATCGTGTGCGATACGAAGATGGGCTGTGGCGTGCCCTTCCTCGAACAGCGCGAGAAAAACCATTTCATCCGCGTCGATGCCCATGAATGGCAACTGGCGCTCCAGGCACTCGAAGCAGGGAGACAAGCATGAGCACCCGTCTGAAAACATCCGCGATGATCGCGTCGATTGCAAGCGAAGGACAGATCACGCGCTCCGCGCCGTTCGGCCACGCGCTCGTGGAACTGGCGCGAGCGAAGGCGAACGTCATCGGCATGACAGCAGATCTCGGCAAATACACCGATCTGCATATCCTTGCGAAAGAATTTCCCGAGCGTTATTACCAGATGGGCATGGCCGAGCAATTGTTGATGGGCGCGGCCTCGGGTTTCGCGCATGAAGGCGCGCAGCCGTTCGTCACCACTTATGCGGTGTTCGCGACGCGCCGTGCGTATGACTTCATCCATCAGACAATCGCGGAAGACAATCTCGATGTGAAGATCGTCGCTGCGCTGCCGGGGCTGACAACAGGTTACGGTCCGAGTCACCAGGCGGCGGAAGACCTCGCGCTGATGCGCGCGATGCCGAACATGACCGTGATCGATCCGTGCGATGCGCTCGATATCGAGCAGATGGTGCCCGCGATCGCCGCGCACAAGGGTCCGGTCTATGCGCGACTGTTACGCGGCAACGTGCCCGCCGTCCTCGACGAATACGACTATTCGTTCGAACTCGGCCGTGCAAAGCTCGTGCGCGATGGCCGCGACGTGCTCATCATCTCGTCGGGCATCATGACCATGCGCGCGCTGGAAACCGCCAAGGCACTGCAGGCCGATAGCGTCGACGTAGCGGTGTTGCATGTGCCGACCATCAAGCCGCTCGATACCGAGACGATCATCCGCGAGGCGAAGCGTTCGGGGCGGCTCGTGGTGGTGGCTGAAAACCATACGGTGATCGGCGGACTGGGCGAGGCGGTGGCGACCGCGCTGCTGACTGCGGGCGTGACGCCTACGTATCGTCAGATCGCGCTGCCTGACGCGTTCCTCGATGCTGGCGCGTTGCCTACGTTGCATGATCGTTACGGCATTTCCACCAATGTGATGGCGGATACGATCAAGGGGTGGATTGCGTAATGGTTGCTGCGATGCCGGCTCATACGTTCGTCATGCTGCCGGCAAAATCACGCTGTAGGACCACCACCTGCGACGATCAGTGTCGCGCCGCAGGTGGTGCCGCTACCGTGATGCGCGACGCTGCGCCCGTCGATCGTACCGAGACCGCCGCCGGTGATGACGCCCGGACCGTGCAAGGGACATGTGACGGTGTCGCCGATGCGTGCGGCGGGACGGCCGTCGATTACCAGATTGGAACTGGCGGTGGTTACCATGCCGCCGTGGGTGGTAGGGGTGCCCAGGGTTGCGATTGGGGTTGTCATGGGAGGGCTATGAATGTTCTACGTGTCTTCGATGGCTCGTCGGTCGATGAGCGCTGATAGCGCATATCTGTGTGGTCACACTAAAGCAACGCCACCGTTTACATCCGAAATTCAAGATTTCTTCTTAATCGACTCGTCCTCCGTCTCATAGTGGATTAACCCATATTTATCAGTCTTCACAAGTATTCCTTGCGTTGGAATTCCTTCGACTGATGAACCATCGGATGTGAACCAGTCTTCATACCCCGAGACGCATTGCTTGCTGTCGAAATCGCAGACGACAACCCCTTGAACACCCTTTTCAACAAAAACAGAATCGCCGATTTTTATGATTTTCCCGCTCTCAAAATATTTCATCCCCGCTATCGGCTGTTCGAAATTTCATTTCGTCAGGTTATCCATTCCCTGCTATCGATACGCTCTATCATCGAAACCGCGTACGTTTCTCGCCGGTCAGTGGCGCGACGCGCATAACAAATTGTTCGCCTGAGATATGCTGATTCACTCACGCATCAAGTCCACAATCTCGGTCAGCCCCCTTGCTCTCGCCATCTCCAAAGGTGTCTCTTCGAATTCGTTTCGAGCGAGCCGCGCGGCACCAGAATTTAATAATATTTTTACAATTTCGACATGGCCTTGCGCAATCGCCTCGTGCAGCGGCGTATTTCCAAGCTCACCAACGGCATTCACATTGACGCCACCGTTTAACAGCGCGACAACTTCGTCACAAATTCCTCGAATGCAGGCAACATTTAGCGGGCTATTACCAAAATTCCCAATTTGATTTACGTCCGTAAGTTCCATCTCGCTGAATTCAGGCAAGCCTTCGTCCATATAACGCTTCAAGATTTGCGCCGCAACAGCGTCTCTGTCCATATACAAGTTCCTCCCTAACGAGCTGTCAAACACTCATTTTTGCGCACACACCGCAGTCACGAACGATCTCGAAAGATGATTCCCGCCGCAAAGCCGATAAGCACAGGCACAAGTGAGCAGAGAAAGTAAATTTGAAAGACGATCCATGCTCCTCGTGTTCCGGGAAAATCAACTTGCATCCCTGAAATACCCTTCACCTTTTCGATCGCCACGGCAAGAATCGGAATCAGTATTAGATAGGACAAACCTGGGAGCCCTATCCAACTCATTGAGTGCCTGGAAGCGAGAAACGAGGAGAAGGCGGGCACCACCCACAGTACGAGTAATGCTAGATCAACATTTAACTTAATTCTCGCGAATTGATAATCACCTATTTCCATCAATAAATTCGAAATAGAAAGAAACAC includes:
- a CDS encoding transketolase gives rise to the protein MSTPVIEEVTLAERAYRIRRNALLMGEVQGQGYIGQALDIADVLAVAYFGAMNYRPEDPEWEGRDRFLLSNGHYAIALYAALFEAGILPQEELETYGSDDSRLPMSGMASYTPGMEMSGGSLGQGLTIAVGRGLGLKRKGSKSFVYTLFSDGELDEGSVWEGLMSAAHWKLDNLIAMVDVNNQQADGPSTQIMAFEPLVDKLEAFGWYVQRVDGNDIDAVKAAFDNARTLKEAKPRIIVCDTKMGCGVPFLEQREKNHFIRVDAHEWQLALQALEAGRQA
- a CDS encoding transketolase family protein; its protein translation is MSTRLKTSAMIASIASEGQITRSAPFGHALVELARAKANVIGMTADLGKYTDLHILAKEFPERYYQMGMAEQLLMGAASGFAHEGAQPFVTTYAVFATRRAYDFIHQTIAEDNLDVKIVAALPGLTTGYGPSHQAAEDLALMRAMPNMTVIDPCDALDIEQMVPAIAAHKGPVYARLLRGNVPAVLDEYDYSFELGRAKLVRDGRDVLIISSGIMTMRALETAKALQADSVDVAVLHVPTIKPLDTETIIREAKRSGRLVVVAENHTVIGGLGEAVATALLTAGVTPTYRQIALPDAFLDAGALPTLHDRYGISTNVMADTIKGWIA
- a CDS encoding PAAR domain-containing protein codes for the protein MVTTASSNLVIDGRPAARIGDTVTCPLHGPGVITGGGLGTIDGRSVAHHGSGTTCGATLIVAGGGPTA
- a CDS encoding ankyrin repeat domain-containing protein; this translates as MDRDAVAAQILKRYMDEGLPEFSEMELTDVNQIGNFGNSPLNVACIRGICDEVVALLNGGVNVNAVGELGNTPLHEAIAQGHVEIVKILLNSGAARLARNEFEETPLEMARARGLTEIVDLMRE